A genomic stretch from Aerococcaceae bacterium zg-1292 includes:
- the dprA gene encoding DNA-protecting protein DprA has translation MKLTMRELLIFLKLKEVNYREQCLLLRYLVKYQLCQHSWDEDAYQQLKQEIKQTTIAMNLPDWELELCYSAQQLAKKAIMFGDQYYPKRWYHIEKPPLIMFYEGNLSLLAKFPVSIVGSRKITPYGQKVTKALVEAFTREGWVSVSGMAKGIDAVVHQSAMNDGIQHSTIAIIATGLECCYPREHTNLQLQLGQQHLVLSEYLPNSPALKHHFIMRNRLVAGISPAICVMEAAKKSGSLITANYALQFNREVYALPGRINDAQSVGCNELIMAGATPILSIEETVKSIKQLKTAQD, from the coding sequence TTGAAACTAACAATGCGAGAACTATTAATCTTTTTAAAATTAAAAGAAGTAAATTATCGAGAGCAATGTTTATTGTTGCGATATTTGGTGAAGTATCAATTATGTCAACATAGTTGGGATGAGGATGCTTATCAACAGTTGAAGCAAGAGATTAAGCAAACGACCATTGCGATGAATTTGCCAGATTGGGAGCTCGAGTTATGTTATAGCGCTCAGCAGTTAGCAAAAAAAGCCATTATGTTCGGTGACCAATATTACCCTAAACGCTGGTATCATATTGAAAAACCACCCCTCATAATGTTTTATGAGGGGAATTTATCGTTATTAGCAAAATTTCCAGTATCCATCGTAGGCAGTCGCAAAATTACACCATATGGTCAAAAAGTGACCAAAGCACTCGTTGAAGCTTTTACACGTGAAGGTTGGGTCAGTGTTTCTGGCATGGCAAAAGGAATTGATGCAGTTGTCCATCAATCTGCTATGAATGATGGCATACAACACTCAACGATTGCGATTATTGCAACAGGCTTGGAGTGCTGTTATCCGCGTGAACATACGAATCTCCAATTACAATTAGGACAGCAGCACCTTGTACTGTCGGAATATTTACCGAATAGTCCTGCTCTAAAACATCACTTTATTATGCGTAACCGTTTAGTAGCGGGAATCTCGCCTGCGATTTGTGTGATGGAAGCAGCAAAGAAAAGTGGGAGTCTAATTACTGCTAATTACGCGTTGCAGTTTAATCGAGAAGTGTATGCACTACCAGGTCGCATCAATGATGCGCAATCAGTAGGTTGTAATGAACTTATTATGGCAGGCGCTACGCCTATTCTATCCATTGAAGAAACCGTAAAATCGATTAAACAATTGAAAACAGCACAAGATTAA